The Ornithodoros turicata isolate Travis chromosome 7, ASM3712646v1, whole genome shotgun sequence genome includes a region encoding these proteins:
- the LOC135399845 gene encoding uncharacterized protein LOC135399845, with protein MATTPICRCRVLYLGSAVPHITKDGLQGIQEPLRELYPEQGPVAARGIDSWLSVWSNGILLENVDESRRQHTRFFPIETLHYCAAVRHVIVPGSSGTEHVEKFLPLDSPFARHAGPLQPPLFACILRRTIGIKVLECHVFICKREAAANALVRCCFHAYADCTYAKQLDENPYCLEGPPRRAQSVMGLDTVQKVEAWRHNHTEHQNGNSATQGGSIMLDEETEDDDGNYKVWTGPAPREVVYMDNTGTLRSVHSSGGMSRSSRPRQLTTPPRAPPPPLPPLPPPTSSKSNDKGTAKSKKKSKKSGTASKNGLGVISGYGNGYPPPPMMVHHSERMRRPPERPMLYSAEEPTYIPAVRAMSPTSSYQPGMYPHEQYFMQNYGTAPRPQKIKPDQSSKKEHRKDSSDPESGSPFNTGIYRKKGHLNERAFSYSIRQEHRSRSNSLANLHFLNGGDASPMTNGEAGPSALNKKDRELAQMVSDLDLRDTNGYNGHHRSMTPDSNFIRKKPSAKGHAR; from the coding sequence ATGGCGACGACGCCGATCTGTCGTTGCCGTGTGCTGTACCTCGGTTCTGCCGTGCCTCATATCACGAAGGATGGATTGCAAGGGATTCAAGAGCCCCTTCGGGAGCTCTATCCCGAACAGGGCCCCGTAGCTGCCCGCGGTATCGACTCGTGGCTTAGCGTCTGGAGCAATGGAATACTCCTGGAAAATGTGGACGAGTCACGTCGACAACACACCAGGTTCTTTCCCATAGAGACCCTCCATTACTGCGCTGCTGTGCGACATGTTATCGTGCCCGGATCATCTGGAACGGAACACGTAGAAAAGTTCCTGCCACTGGATAGTCCTTTTGCCAGGCACGCGGGACCTCTACAGCCTCCGTTGTTCGCCTGTATCCTACGCCGGACCATTGGAATAAAAGTTCTGGAGTGTCATGTCTTCATATGCAAGAGGGAAGCTGCGGCGAATGCCCTGGTGCGCTGTTGCTTCCACGCGTACGCGGACTGCACCTACGCCAAGCAATTAGATGAGAACCCATATTGTCTCGAGGGACCACCAAGGAGAGCGCAATCTGTAATGGGCTTGGATACGGTGCAGAAGGTGGAAGCTTGGAGGCACAACCACACGGAGCACCAGAACGGAAATTCAGCGACACAGGGAGGCTCAATTATGCTGGATGAGGAGACTGAGGACGACGATGGAAACTACAAAGTATGGACTGGCCCAGCTCCACGTGAGGTCGTCTACATGGATAACACAGGAACGCTGCGTAGTGTTCACTCATCTGGAGGCATGTCTCGCTCTTCGCGGCCTCGACAGCTAACTACTCCGCCAAGAGCTCCTCCACCACCCCTGCCCCCGCTACCTCCCCCGACATCTAGTAAATCTAATGACAAGGGTACTGCGAAGTCAAAGAAGAAGTCAAAGAAATCGGGCACTGCTTCAAAAAACGGACTTGGCGTCATATCTGGATATGGCAACGGCTACCCGCCCCCTCCCATGATGGTCCACCATTCAGAGCGCATGAGGAGACCACCGGAGAGACCAATGCTGTACAGCGCAGAAGAACCAACTTATATACCTGCAGTGCGAGCCATGAGTCCAACTTCGTCCTATCAACCCGGGATGTACCCTCATGAGCAGTACTTTATGCAAAATTACGGAACAGCTCCGCGTCCTCAAAAGATCAAACCGGACCAGTCTTCCAAGAAGGAGCACAGGAAGGACTCTTCAGATCCAGAATCCGGGTCGCCCTTCAACACTGGAATTTACAGGAAGAAAGGACATCTGAATGAACGGGCTTTTTCATATTCCATAAGGCAAGAGCACCGTTCGCGGTCGAACAGTTTAGCTAACCTTCATTTCCTGAACGGTGGTGATGCTTCACCCATGACTAATGGTGAGGCCGGACCCAGTGCCTTGAACAAGAAGGACCGCGAGCTTGCTCAAATGGTCAGTGACCTTGACCTCAGAGACACTAACGGATATAACGGCCACCACAGGTCCATGACACCGGACTCGAATTTTATAAGAAAAAAGCCGTCAGCGAAGGGGCACGCTAGATGA